In Topomyia yanbarensis strain Yona2022 chromosome 2, ASM3024719v1, whole genome shotgun sequence, one DNA window encodes the following:
- the LOC131681099 gene encoding uncharacterized protein LOC131681099 has product MVSLPMWQEMLLMLGDSYTPALRRFLSMEKKFVADEGLRQEYKQLMQEYDRLGHMKVLSRASCSPQFFLPHHAIHRPESSTTKIRVVFDGSSRGSTQLSLNDVLYAGPTVQPALYSTVINFRLPRFVITDDVEKMFGQILLHPEDLRYQQILWRNDPSEPIRTYQLRTVTYGLASSPYHATRILNQLATDEGERFPLAVPIIQKGTYVDDVLSGHDDHQIASNSCKQLMRMVQTAGFVLRKWASNDLSILVVVPLELWNSSPEL; this is encoded by the coding sequence ATGGTTAGTCTTCCGATGTGGCAGGAGATGCTTTTGATGTTGGGAGACTCGTACACGCCCGCATTGCGGCGATTTTTGTCGATGGAGAAGAAGTTTGTTGCCGATGAAGGTCTTCGCCAAGAATATAAACAGCTCATGCAAGAATACGACAGGTTGGGCCATATGAAGGTGCTGTCGCGCGCGTCGTGTAGCCCACAGTTTTTCCTACCCCACCATGCCATCCACCGTCCAGAAAGCTCAACCACAAAGATTCGAGTAGTGTTCGATGGATCTTCTCGTGGTTCAACCCAGCTTTCACTAAACGATGTTCTCTATGCGGGACCAACAGTACAGCCAGCCCTGTACTCTACTGTCATCAATTTTCGGCTGCCACGTTTCGTCATTACTGATGATGTGGAAAAGATGTTCGGACAGATTTTGCTCCACCCCGAAGATCTTCGCTACCAACAAATTCTATGGCGGAATGATCCATCAGAACCCATTCGAACGTACCAGCTGCGAACCGTTACTTACGGTCTAGCTAGTTCACCGTATCATGCTACGCGAATTCTAAACCAACTAGCTACAGACGAAGGAGAACGCTTCCCACTAGCAGTTCCGATCATTCAGAAAGGGACATATGTCGACGATGTCCTTTCAGGACATGACGATCATCAAATAGCCAGCAATTCGTGCAAACAGTTGATGAGAATGGTGCAAACCGCTGGTTTCGTACTCAGGAAGTGGGCTTCCAACGATCTTTCTATTCTTGTAGTCGTTCCTCTCGAGTTGTGGAACTCTTCCCCAGAATTGTAA
- the LOC131681100 gene encoding uncharacterized protein LOC131681100, with protein MDYCGPFLVRPLVGRGASVIAFFVCLVVHLEVIADLTSVACINAVKRFVARRGQVFELRCDNATNFVGADREGLKAARQAFREQFRSKQWDEYYTTSGITFRFIPARSPYFGGLWEVGINSFKYHFRRIMGCKEFNMNQLLTIVTQIESVLNFRPLAPLSDSPDDISALTPGHFLIGEQLFSIPEPDLCDLDTKRLSRLQVMKRSAQDLWRR; from the coding sequence ATGGATTACTGTGGGCCGTTTCTCGTTCGTCCGTTGGTTGGAAGGGGAGCATCGGTGATCGCGTTTTTCGTGTGTCTAGTGGTACATCTAGAGGTCATCGCAGACCTAACGTCGGTCGCGTGTATTAACGCCGTGAAACGCTTCGTGGCACGCCGCGGCCAAGTGTTCGAATTACGCTGCGACAATGCGACTAATTTCGTCGGGGCAGATCGCGAAGGCTTGAAGGCTGCGCGTCAAGCCTTTCGCGAACAGTTTCGGAGCAAGCAATGGGACGAATATTACACAACTAGCGGAATCACGTTTCGCTTCATACCAGCTCGGTCGCCCTACTTCGGTGGGCTATGGGAGGTTGGAATCAACTCCTTCAAGTACCACTTTCGCCGCATCATGGGCTGCAAGGAGTTCAACATGAACCAACTGCTAACCATCGTAACCCAAATCGAATCCGTTCTCAACTTCCGTCCCTTAGCTCCACTGTCCGACTCTCCAGACGACATATCCGCTCTGACCCCAGGTCATTTCCTAATCGGAGAACAACTCTTTTCCATTCCAGAGCCAGACCTCTGCGACCTGGACACCAAACGCCTGTCGCGTTTGCAGGTTATGAAACGATCCGCGCAGGATCTGTGGCGACGGTAG